From a single Rosa rugosa chromosome 7, drRosRugo1.1, whole genome shotgun sequence genomic region:
- the LOC133723396 gene encoding wall-associated receptor kinase-like 20: MYHKVFSLLPLASCTMVTKGNTIPSLLCSCLFILIFLDHLCSSQKTCPDCGSLKVPYPLSTNPGCGDPDYSLKCDPFSKKLYVPALNGSYYLVLQIMVSHQRMVVQPSPWLPGNECVTRDMVVSEGLWLNQSLPFNITSSNTIFLFNCSPRLLVSPLNCTPSSLCHRYLESSGHVDTQRALKCESTLNLCCTFVAGGTPSAYKIRLHSSGCKAFRSILHLDVNKPVDQWQDGLEVQWAPPHEPVCSAQPDCSSTSKCSLTATNGRSRCFCNKGYYWDQVLTTCVKNKRNTKASLSLKVSIGVISFFVLAVVISIITVKRACRLSEQEKLIKAREDMLKSNDKKSARMFHLKEVKKATNGFSKDRILGSGGFGEVYKGELEDGTIVAVKSAKVGNIKSTEQVLNEVGILSQVNHKNLVRLLGYCMEAEQPLMLYEYISNGTLSEHLHGKFSTFLEWKSRLRIALQTAEALGYLHSAAHTPIYHRDVKSTNILLDDEFNAKVSDFGLSRLALPGLSHVSTCAQGTLGYLDPEYYKNYQLTDKSDVYSYGVVMLELLTSQKAIDFSRGEDDVNLVIYVSVRASNGTIMEVVDQRLLRDKESSGNVVVGSVKLFLDLALACLREKKGDRPTMKDVVQELQCIIQTSDQEVLHN; the protein is encoded by the coding sequence ATGTACCATAAGGTTTTTTCATTACTTCCCCTTGCTTCATGCACAATGGTAACCAAGGGAAACACAATACCAAGCTTACTGTGCAGCTGTCTCTTCATCCTTATTTTCCTAGATCATCTCTGCTCTTCCCAAAAGACATGCCCGGACTGTGGCTCCCTTAAAGTCCCATATCCACTAAGCACAAACCCCGGTTGTGGTGATCCAGACTACTCTCTCAAATGTGACCCCTTCTCTAAGAAACTCTATGTCCCTGCCCTTAATGGAAGTTACTATCTAGTGCTTCAAATTATGGTTTCGCACCAGCGTATGGTGGTACAACCATCCCCATGGCTGCCAGGAAATGAGTGTGTTACTCGAGACATGGTGGTGAGTGAAGGCCTCTGGTTAAACCAGTCACTTCCTTTCAACATCACTTCATCAAACACCATCTTTCTCTTCAACTGCTCTCCGCGGCTCTTGGTTTCTCCTCTGAATTGCACTCCCTCTAGTCTTTGTCACCGCTACTTGGAAAGCTCGGGGCATGTTGACACACAACGAGCACTCAAGTGTGAGAGCACCCTCAACCTTTGCTGCACATTTGTTGCTGGTGGAACACCTTCAGCATACAAGATTCGGCTTCACAGTTCAGGTTGCAAAGCCTTTAGAAGCATTCTTCATTTGGACGTAAACAAGCCTGTTGATCAATGGCAAGATGGATTGGAAGTTCAATGGGCTCCTCCACATGAACCGGTTTGTAGTGCACAGCCTGACTGTTCTAGCACTTCTAAATGTTCACTTACTGCTACAAATGGCCGCTCTCGCTGCTTCTGCAACAAGGGCTACTACTGGGATCAAGTTCTGACAACTTGTGTGAAGAACAAGAGAAACACCAAAGCTAGCCTGAGTTTAAAGGTCTCAATTGGGGTAATCTCCTTTTTCGTTCTAGCTGTGGTTATATCCATAATTACAGTAAAAAGGGCCTGCAGATTGTCTGAGCAGGAAAAGCTTATAAAAGCGAGAGAAGACATGTTGAAGAGCAATGATAAGAAATCAGCTAGAATGTTTCACTTGAAAGAAGTTAAGAAAGCCACTAATGGATTCTCTAAAGACCGAATTTTAGGGAGTGGTGGTTTTGGAGAAGTGTACAAAGGAGAGCTTGAAGATGGGACTATAGTGGCTGTGAAGTCAGCTAAAGTGGGAAACATAAAGAGCACAGAACAAGTATTAAATGAAGTTGGGATTCTATCCCAAGTCAATCACAAGAACCTGGTCAGACTCTTGGGTTACTGCATGGAAGCCGAACAGCCACTGATGCTCTATGAGTACATTTCAAATGGGACACTTAGTGAGCATTTACATGGTAAGTTTTCCACGTTTCTTGAATGGAAAAGTAGGCTGAGAATTGCTTTACAAACTGCAGAAGCATTGGGATACTTACATTCTGCTGCTCACACTCCCATCTACCATAGAGATGTCAAGTCAACCAATATATTACTTGATGATGAATTCAATGCAAAAGTATCAGATTTCGGGCTCTCCAGGTTGGCTCTTCCGGGGTTGAGTCATGTCTCAACTTGTGCTCAGGGTACATTGGGGTACTTAGACCCTGAGTATTACAAAAACTACCAATTGACTGATAAAAGTGATGTTTATAGTTATGGGGTTGTGATGCTTGAGCTTTTGACATCACAGAAAGCCATTGATTTCTCGCGTGGCGAAGATGATGTGAATCTAGTCATTTATGTGAGTGTAAGAGCCAGCAATGGGACGATTATGGAAGTTGTGGATCAGCGGCTGCTTAGAGATAAAGAGTCTTCAGGGAATGTTGTTGTGGGAAGTGTAAAGCTTTTCTTAGATCTTGCTCTTGCTTGTCTGAGGGAAAAGAAGGGAGATAGACCAACCATGAAGGATGTTGTTCAAGAACTCCAGTGCATAATCCAAACTTCAGATCAAGAAGTGCTTCATAATTAA